In the Purpureocillium takamizusanense chromosome 5, complete sequence genome, one interval contains:
- a CDS encoding uncharacterized protein (EggNog:ENOG503P44M), whose translation MASFSRQFSTASPVLAMQPQASHQHSLHTGFSHQHPTHAPCSTAPSDQPVPQSSARTAGRKRSRDEAAHNLEPDAPEPTPSEQQEEWVYGEGMVLIKPNVGYVADASSQSGTWLEEQMAAEERERHRREIEQRPILRSHKSQRIDASLELGAPPGAFNGEPAGAQLFNGTIAATTTAGGPVIDDCTVQLGIGWRRISDDEHIQAAARGWARFIENHFTLGNVRICLESKGLQSYLVESSEGYFLFAEDLRCGRLVSKTVAGALRNLQQSPPVFDGVEIEMGSNSVLASIPSTDSEMRID comes from the coding sequence ATGGCATCCTTCAGTCGCCAGTtctccaccgcctcgccaGTTCTCGCCATGCAACCGCAAGCTTCTCATCAGCACTCTCTACACACTGGCTTTTCGCATCAGCATCCGACACATGCACCATGCAGCACCGCGCCATCCGATCAGCCTGTGCCACAATCCTCGGCTCGCACTGCTGGCAGGAAACGGTCTCGTGACGAAGCCGCGCACAATCTCGAACCAGACGCGCCGGAACCCACTCCGTCAGAACAACAAGAAGAGTGGGTGTACGGAGAGGGCATGGTACTCATCAAGCCCAACGTCGGTTATGTTGCAGACGCAAGCAGTCAGTCTGGTACATGGCTGGAAGAGCAgatggccgccgaggagcgagagcggcaccgccgagaGATAGAGCAGCGCCCGATCCTTCGAAGTCACAAGTCGCAACGAATCGACGCCAgtctcgagctcggcgcgccaCCAGGTGCCTTCAACGGGGAACCGGCAGGCGCGCAATTGTTCAATGGCACTatcgcggcgacgaccactGCCGGCGGCCCGGTTATTGATGATTGCACCGTGCAACTCGGCATTGGCTGGAGGAGGATcagtgacgacgagcatATTCAagcagccgcgcgaggcTGGGCTCGCTTCATCGAGAACCACTTTACTCTCGGCAACGTCCGCATTTGCCTTGAGAGCAAAGGCCTGCAGTCATATCTCGTTGAGTCGTCGGAGGGCTACTTCCTCTTTGCCGAGGACCTGCGGTGCGGGCGCTTGGTCAGCAAGACTGTGGCTGGTGCTCTTCGCAACCTGCAGCAGTCCCCCCCCGTCTTTGACGGTGTCGAAATCGAAATGGGGTCCAACAGTGTCCTAGCCAGCATACCGTCAACTGACTCTGAGATGAGGATAGACTAG
- a CDS encoding uncharacterized protein (COG:U~TransMembrane:1 (o250-267i)~EggNog:ENOG503Q3KR) translates to MSKPSQLYLLADHIKLSLLERQRAKSLHLDSDTQDGHLSRSLEQFRAGLTSLQQQKLRLEQTGDESAAKSITDCLPELQKQFDDLTAQFHGFSSPSTEATLTRANAEELADDFAHAVSTSASGPGTRKSKSVRFSDTPSSPPNELFGAYRDDPTVADTAGYRDQAEDMSNQQLHQYHSQILEQQDEQLDRLGESIGRQRELSMQIGDELDSHVAMLDEVEAATDRHQGRLDRAKRTLGKVAKGAGENKQMTAIIVLIIILVLLIAILK, encoded by the exons ATGTCAAAACCCAGCCAGCTCTACCTCCTCGCTGATCACATCAAACTCTCGTTGCTGGAACGTCAGCGGGCCAAGAGCCTCCATCTCGACAGTGACACCCAAGATGGTCACCTGTCGCGGTCGCTAGAGCAATTTCGCGCCGGGCTCACATCCCTCCAGCAACAGAAGTTGCGTTTAGAACAGACCGGTGACGAGAG TGCCGCGAAATCCATCACCGACTGCCTGCCCGAGCTTCAGAAACAATTCGACGACCTCACGGCGCAGTTCCATGGCTTCTCGTCGCCATCTACGGAGGCGACGCTGACCCGGGCCAACGcagaggagctggccgatgACTTCGCCCACGCTGTGTCGACATCAGCCTCGGGGCCGGGCACCAGGAAGTCCAAATCGGTCCGCTTCAGTGATACACCATCGTCCCCTCCAAACGAACTATTCGGTGCGTACCGGGATGATCCGACAGTGGCTGACACAGCTGGCTACCGCGACCAAGCCGAGGATATGTCCAACCAACAGCTGCACCAGTACCATTCACAGATCTTAGAGCAACAAGATGAGCAGCTCGACCGACTAGGCGAGTCCATCGGCCGTCAACGCGAGCTGAGCATGCAGATTGGCGATGAACTAGACAGCCACGTTGCCATGCTGGACGAGGTTGAGGCAGCGACGGACCGCCATCAGGGCCGGCTCGATCGGGCCAAGAGGACGCTGGGCAAGGTGGCCAAAGGCGCCGGCGAGAATAAGCAGATGACGGCCATCATCGTTCTCATCATTATCCTTGTCCTCTTAATTGCGATTTTGAAGTAA
- the CHT4_2 gene encoding Chitinase (EggNog:ENOG503NW3A~SECRETED:SignalP(1-22~SECRETED:cutsite=AAA-TP~SECRETED:prob=0.2743)~CAZy:GH18~COG:G), with protein sequence MLSLLAISVAALASAQATLAAATPVDPYIGTIDRRSSGYVNAVYFTNWGVYGRNYQPTDLPASQISHVLYSFMNVQSDGTVVSGDTYADIEKHYPGDSWNDQGKNIYGCVKQLYLLKKANRHMKVMLSIGGWTWSTNFPSASSSDSARSNFAKTAVNLVKDWGFDGIDIDWEYPANDDEARNMISLLQAVRDELDAYAARAANGHHFELSIAAPAGPKHYEKLHMKDIGRLVDHVNLMAYDYAGSWDNTTGHAANIFANPQNSVTTKYNTEDAVNAYVGGGVPGSKMVLGMPLYGRSFESTDGLGSTFGGVGSGSFENGIWDYKVLPKAGASLQYDSVAKASWTYDSGSRELISFDTPDMVKEKVSYLKNKSMAGSMFWEASGDRKDGGSLISTSVNALGGLDTTENWLSYPESQYENMKKGM encoded by the exons ATGCTCTCCCTTCTCGCCATATCAGTGGCAGCTCTGGCCTCGGCCCAGGCTACACTGgccgccgcaacgcccgTGGATCCCTACATTGGGACGATCGACAGGCGATCTAGCGGCTACGTCAACGCCGTCTACTTCACGAATTG GGGCGTTTATGGCCGCAACTACCAGCCCACGGACCTTCCTGCATCCCAGATCTCGCACGTTCTCTATTCTTTCATGAACGTTCAGTCTGACGGAACGGT CGTCTCTGGCGACACCTATGCCGACATCGAGAAGCACTACCCTGGAGATT CTTGGAATGACCAAGGCAAAAATATCTATGGTTGCGTCAAGCAGCTTTACCTTCTGAAGAAGGCGAACCGACACATGAAAGTGATGCTTTCGATCGGTGGCTGGACCTGGTCTACCAACTTCCCATCTGCTTCCTCGTCTGACTCGGCCCGTTCCAATTTCGCCAAGACTGCGGTCAATCTGGTCAAGGACTGGGGCTttgacggcatcgacatTGATTGGGAGTACCcggccaacgacgacgaggctcgCAACATGATCTCCCTGCTCCAAGCcgtgcgcgacgagcttgacgcCTACGCCGCCCGGGCGGCCAATGGCCACCACTTTGAGCTTTCCATTGCTGCCCCTGCCGGGCCCAAGCACTACGAAAAACTCCATATGAAGGACATTGGCAGGTTGGTCGATCACGTTAACCTCATGGCATATGATTATGCCGGCTCCTGGGACAACACTACCGGCCACGCGGCAAACATTTTCGCCAACCCACAGAACTCAGTGACCACCAAGTACAACACAGAGGATGCTGTCAATGCCTACGTTGGGGGCGGTGTTCCCGGGAGCAAGATGGTTCTCGGCATGCCCCTCTACGGCCGATCGTTTGAGTCAACGGACGGACTCGGCTCGACgttcggcggcgtcggtaGTGGAAGCTTCGAGAATGGCATCTGGGACTACAAGGTACTCCCCAAGGCGGGTGCCAGCTTGCAATACGACAGCGTCGCCAAGGCGTCCTGGACCTACGACTCGGGCAGTCGCGAGCTCATATCGTTCGACACACCCGACATGGTCAAGGAGAAGGTCTCGTACCTCAAAAATAAGAGCATGGCAGGTAGCATGTTCTGGGAAGCTTCCGGGGACCGCAAAGACGGCGGCTCGCTCATCTCCACCAGCGTCAATGCCCTCGGTGGCCTCGATACGACCGAGAACTGGCTCAGCTACCCCGAGTCACAGTACGAGAACATGAAGAAGGGCATGTGA
- the BET4 gene encoding Protein geranylgeranyltransferase type II (COG:O~EggNog:ENOG503NYGW), translating into MNICILSQSAPSLTPSWMSASASSSSPNPAQSLQSSSPGGPREGSTTPDNQALRSELSFTVPLLVEFPKCYWIWKYRLWILAQAIVKLPVGPARAIWQDELGLVTKMLDKDGRNFHAWGYRRHVVAQLESPILAGNCMVESEFEYTTKMISRDLSNFSAWHNRSQLIPRLLNERGADDEARRIFLETELDLVNEGLNVGPEDQSLWYYHEFLVSNVAEARGIATIAPHLPLADRRSHVVSQISNIRELLEDYDDIKTIYEALINYTILVGRLDNQTLHEEEKHDVQQWLGRLKALDSKRNGRWIDLEGQLSLNKS; encoded by the exons ATGAATATCTGCATACTTTCACAGTCTGCACCGTCCTTGACACCATCGTGGATGTCCGCATCCGCATCCTCATCTTCTCCCAATCCTGCGCAGTCCCTCcagagctcgtcgccgggcggGCCCCGTGAAGGCTCAACGACCCCGGATAACCAGGCACTCAGGTCCGAACTTTCTTTCACGGTGCCCTTGCTGGTAGAATTTCCCAAGTGCTACTGGATTTGGAAGTACAGGCTCTGGATCCTCGCCCAGGCTATTGTCAAGCTGCCTGTCGGCCCCGCGCGGGCAATTTGGCAAGACGAACTGGGTCTTGTCACCAAGATGCTCGACAAGGACGGGAGGAATTTCCACGCTTGGGGCTATCGGCGCCACGTCGTTGCACAACTGGAGAGCCCGATACTTGCTGGCAATTGCATGGTTGAGTCCGAGTTTGAGTACACTACCAAGATGATATCCAGGGATCTCTCAAACTTTTCCGCATGGCATAATCGTAGCCAGCTGATACCTCGCCTGCTCAACGAACGCGGGGCGGACGACGAAGCTCGAAGGATTTTTCTAGAGACTG AGCTCGACCTTGTAAATGAAGGGCTCAATGTTGGTCCCGAGGACCAGTCTCTTTGGTACTACCATGAATTTCTCGTGTCGaacgtggccgaggccagagGCATTGCCACCATAGCTCCTCACCTGCCACTGGCAGATCGCAGGTCTCATGTGGTCTCGCAAATCAGCAACATTCGCGAGCTTCTAGAAGATTATGACGACATCAAAACCATATATGAGGCACTGATCAACTACACCATCCTTGTCGGCCGTTTAGATAATCAAACATTGCACGAAGAAGAAAAGCACGACGTGCAACAATGGCTCGGAAGGTTAAAGGCCCTGGATTCGAAGCGCAACGGCAGGTGGATTGACCTGGAGGGACAGCTCAGCCTGAACAAAAGCTAG
- a CDS encoding Acid phosphatase (COG:S~EggNog:ENOG503NV1A~SECRETED:SignalP(1-24~SECRETED:cutsite=ADA-AF~SECRETED:prob=0.5056)) codes for MLASALNAGVVVTATAALLAHADAAFPELPQLQLPVERAANVADGVEDRWHAPRQTSLNNLTAVLSGSGVYGFIYNSSSTPSERYGTYNWCNMPHVRRTEYVRPPPEYELQYVELIHRHHKRTPYASNAFPLESYQWDCDDARLYLYGDPLDGPDPAKVFRKGYISPVNPFVPSGWVGTCSFPQITAEGLVDSWQHGADLYGVYHDLLHFLPARSAEFKSAVRYRVTNNVITSQVAGMVIDGMWGTADAVPLMIQAEGVDSLEPQYTCKTASNLFGGIKSDGNPAWSKHLTESANLYRTLDDISGVPSNDGGFHASFDHYYDNLSARQCHGKPLPCKLVNGVNTSTCVTQELADAVYRLGHWEYSQIYRDHPSSLLASVGSLGVWVGELTTHLRAFMNGSTEVIYFHNIAHDGSVSRLLSVLQLDEMVWPGMGSEVVFELYKRKSKQPQPTSSPVSSACSHDNCLRHLIRHPATASAICELGRPTPTSGSVAAPTRPSQCRDSNAVTSACSCLQTATATGTPAPTPTTAPPSASEHYVRVLFGGRVLKSSDPSLGLMDMIPVETLLEYFDHFVGKGASLVKSRCQE; via the exons ATGCTGGCCTCCGCCCTCaacgcgggcgtcgtcgtcaccgccaccgcggcaCTGCTCGCACACGCCGATGCCGCGTTCCCCGAGTTGCCGCAGCTGCAATTGCCcgtcgagcgagccgccAATGTCGCCGACGGGGTCGAGGATAGGTGGCATGCGCCTCGGCAGACCAGCCTCAACAACCTCACGGCGGTGCTGAGCGGCTCCGGCGTTTACGGCTTCATCTACAACTCGTCATCTACGCCGAGTGAGCGCTATGGGACATACAACTGGTGCAATATGCCACACGTCAGGCGCACCGAGTACgttcggccgccgcccgagtaTGAGCTCCAATATGTTGAGCTG ATCCATCGCCACCACAAACGCACACCGTACGCCTCCAATGCCTTCCCCTTGGAGTCGTATCAGTGGGACTGCGACGATGCCCGCCTCTACCTCTATGGTGACCCCCTCGACGGCCCTGATCCGGCCAAGGTTTTCCGCAAGGGATACATCTCCCCCGTGAACCCCTTCGTTCCATCTGGCTGGGTCGGCACCTGCAGCTTCCCCCAGAtcaccgccgagggcctgGTCGATTCGtggcagcacggcgccgacctgTACGGCGTCTATCACGACCTCCTTCACTTTCTACCTGCTCGCAGCGCAGAATTCAAGTCTGCTGTTCGGTACCGGGTCACCAACAACGTCATCACCAGCCAGGTTGCCGGCATGGTCATCGATGGCATGTGGGGGACCGCCGATGCCGTTCCACTCATGATCCAG gctGAGGGAGTGGACAGCCTCGAACCACAGTACACTTGCAAGACTGCCAGCAATctcttcggcggcatcaagTCGGACGGAAACCCGGCGTGGAGCAAGCACCTCACGGAATCAGCCAATCTGTACCGCACCCTCGATGACATATCGGGGGTCCCATCCAACGACGGCGGATTCCATGCGTCCTTTGATCATTACTATGACAATCTCTCGGCTCGGCAGTGCCACGGAAAACCACTCCCGTGCAAGCTTGTCAACGGTGTCAACACCTCCACGTGCGTCACtcaggagctcgccgacgccgtctaCCGTCTAGGCCACTGGGAATACAGTCAGATCTACCGCGACCACCCGTCGTCTCTCCTGGCGAGCGTGGGGTCCCTTGGCGTATGGGTTGGAGAGTTGACAACTCATCTGCGCGCTTTCATGAACGGGTCGACAGAAGTCATCTACTTCCACAACATTGCCCATGACGGTTCTGTCTCCCGGCTCCTGTCGGTCCTCCAGCTGGACGAGATGGTGTGGCCCGGCATGGGATCTGAGGTGGTTTTCGAGCTGTACAAACGCAAGTCTAAGCAACCACAGCCCACATCCAGCCCCGTCAGTTCGGCTTGCAGCCACGACAACTGCCTCCGCCACTTGATACGGCACCCGGCCACAGCGTCGGCGATTTGCGAACTCGGCCGCCCGACTCCCACCTCTGGATCCGTTGCGGCTCCCACACGGCCATCTCAGTGTCGTGATTCTAACGCGGTAACATCCGCATGCTCCTGTCTTCAAACTGCCACTGCGACCGGAACCCCTGCCCCCACACCGACGACAGCTCCGCCAAGCGCAAGCGAACATTACGTGCGAGTGCTCTTTGGCGGTCGGGTCCTCAAGTCCTCCGACCCTTCACTGGGACTGATGGACATGATTCCAGTGGAGACGTTGCTGGAGTATTTCGACCATTTTGTAGGCAAGGGCGCCAGCCTGGTAAAGTCCAGATGTCAAGAATAA
- a CDS encoding uncharacterized protein (COG:S~EggNog:ENOG503Q4KQ) has protein sequence MPTSLHPQAKFDPIPPDLDLHALVDRTPNFKWVQRVSRTQIRNLGQQEFEKLVQIHVIAGGKPLVIEGWDSVLPTRLFSAEWLEKTYDKKQENVRDIPSSSDIPMTMGHYLRSMKQLTNQWNPHTFRDERRQRLYLKDIDCPPEWHDALQKVIQPSLFYLNENVTTAGGAELQGDDLFRGEKTAAPAGDLMSSLPEEMRAQNLMCYIGHEGTYTPAHREMCASLGQNIMVEASKDGAGEKAGSSIWFMTESKDREVVREYFLSMLGHDIEIEKHFAQVNAWKKAPFDVAVVEQRPGDFILIPPLAAHQVWNRGTRTMKVAWNRTTAETLDMALHEALPKARLVCRDEQYKNKAIIYFTLEKYYQELQDMEEKAEMAQLSFMGIGHNIVKNSPRAKHLASDFKKLFSLFSEILVDEVFATKEKDVEFLPFDSCVTCSYCRSNIFNRFLTCKHCVRTLANGDEDAYDVCMECYAMGRSCACLSGLQWCEQWSWSQLVDSYENWRAMVIISDGYIDLQNSPPPLEIARQKSGKKPVAQICQEALRRRPWKDITKPEREKTPSDSEQGDDDDKSKKKPKRKKKKGELRRCHVCCHKDYSYRVHLCTNPACTEGYCYGVLYRAFDMMPQKVLEDEYWQCPKCLGICSCGGCRRSGNTNAYTPKSTLLGHDTRPIADDRSVEALVDFRVHNLSWLKAVGEEGRSKDSRRMQRLREQADSAKAQDLTHQVEAGQTMPGETEATGPVSVTSATAAVNGYGDQSEVFGTEGSALGGYAQDAEGSHIDGMATGVNEATTVPEASDMGDADESSYPDPSILVRQRIGMGYYEQDDTPDKILFDPYQAPSEDAMRMRDSEVPEFVKKSIRAAKRKARRENEDPDFVVGRSHHSKKPRLAQQADILESMDPALFDSPTAPVGNSREAIEDEDSRPDRQSETPATRSDDVPPRRQTALRFDANEPELRHAKPRASYVEVEDAELDDAEEGLLIAQSPRAPEKPAGPTRGNAIDAAADDIRGIFGTRRASAAHETSASAVTPGTDPKRRGRPPKRLSVIEATGDDGKTTIRLSSPIVETHHSHSGRRKRGRPRSQATSVGKVTRITNDDEGSERPSKGNDIEAQPAGKRLFRADSEAAHEQMPPRRVSRRSGVTTIAAASAELESANGPPMEASEPSPCTVPPSTSSRGAASRGRPRGRPRRAAAAAPTPSSRREGSLTSNPQFMSLAERMALKGKKFKIGKRKTGDGDVPDKKDGLPAEDAENGQPPSDRETPESAASQPGDERPVRAIDYAEEQMASPRGPQASSVRKGTRHIDNSQPPITQSVVRLADVESQDNSWEGSSSSSAIGSGDEDDIPSGRPEPSPVIRTAHRGRARGRGGARGRGRGRGRAVA, from the exons ATGCCGACCTCACTTCACCCGCAGGCCAAGTTTGACCCTATACCGCCGGATCTAGACCTTCACGCACTAGTTGACCGCACGCCGAACTTCAAATGGGTACAAAGGGTATCTCGGACCCAGATCCGAAACCTCGGACAGCAGGAATTCGAAAAGCTCGTTCAGATTCACGTCATAGCTGGCGGGAAACCACTCGTGATCGAGGGGTGGGATTCTGTGCTGCCCACTCGGCTGTTCAGCGCCGAGTGGCTCGAGAAGACCTATGACAAGAAGC AGGAAAATGTCCGCGACATCCCTAGTTCTAGCGATATTCCCATGACGATGGGACACTACCTTAGGTCCATGAAACAGCTCACGAATCAATGGAACCCACATACCTTtcgcgacgagcggcggcagagacTCTATCTCAAAGACATCGACTGCCCACCTGAGTGGCACGACGCCTTGCAAAAGGTCATTCAGCCCAGCCTCTTCTACCTCAACGAGAACGTCACTACAGCAGGGGGAGCCGAGCTTCAAGGGGACGATCTCTTCCGGGGCGAGAAAACCGCTGCTCCGGCTGGGGACCTCATGTCGAGCCTTCCGGAGGAGATGCGCGCACAGAATCTCATGTGCTACATTGGCCACGAAGGCACATACACCCCGGCACATCGCGAGATGTGTGCTTCACTCGGTCAGAATATTATGGTTGAGGCGTCCAAAGATGGTGCTGGCGAGAAAGCCGGCAGCTCGATCTGGTTCATGACGGAAAGCAAGGACCGCGAAGTCGTCCGGGAGTACTTTCTCTCGATGCTGGGGCACGATATTGAGATTGAGAAGCATTTTGCGCAGGTCAATGCGTGGAAGAAGGCTCCCTtcgatgtcgccgtcgttgagcAGCGTCCCGGAGATTTCATTCTCATCCCTCCACTCGCGGCCCACCAGGTGTGGAACCGTGGAACAAGGACTATGAAAGTTGCTTGGAATCGTACAACCGCCGAAACCCTGGACATGGCTCTACACGAGGCTCTACCCAAGGCCAGACTAGTCTGCCGGGATGAGCAATACAAAAACAAGGCTATTATCTACTTCACACTTGAGAAGTACTACCAAGAACTGCAAGACATGGAGGAGAAGGCAGAGATGGCTCAGCTGAGCTTCATGGGCATCGGCCACAACATCGTCAAAAACTCGCCTCGCGCCAAACATTTGGCCAGTGATTTTAAGAAGCTCTTCTCTCTTTTCTCCGAAATCCTCGTGGACGAGGTCTTTGCAACCAAGGAGAAAGATGTTGAGTTTTTGCCGTTTGATTCTTGCGTCACATGCTCCTATTGCAGGTCGAACATCTTTAATCGGTTTTTGACCTGCAAACACTGTGTGCGAACTTTGGCAAacggcgacgaagatgcCTACGATGTATGCATGGAATGCTACGCCATGGGCCGGTCCTGTGCGTGCCTTTCTGGATTGCAATGGTGCGAACAGTGGTCCTGGTCCCAATTGGTCGACAGCTATGAGAATTGGCGGGCCATGGTCATCATCAGCGATGGCTATATTGACTTGCAGAACTCCCCGCCTCCTTTGGAGATCGCTCGCCAGAAGTCAGGCAAGAAACCAGTTGCCCAAATCTGCCAAGAGGCGTTGAGACGGCGTCCTTGGAAAGACATTACCAAACCAGAGCGCGAAAAGACTCCGAGCGACTCTGAGCaaggcgatgacgacgacaagtcTAAAAAGAAGCCGAAAcgaaagaagaagaagggtgAACTGCGTCGATGCCACGTATGCTGCCACAAAGACTACAGCTACAGAGTGCACCTATGCACCAACCCCGCGTGCACCGAGGGCTACTGTTACGGTGTGCTCTATAGAGCATTCGATATGATGCCGCAGAAGGTGCTCGAGGATGAATACTGGCAGTGTCCCAAATGCCTAGGCATCTGCAGCTGTGGCGGCTGCCGACGGTCTGGTAACACGAACGCGTATACTCCAAAAAGCACACTCCTGGGTCATGACACCCGTCCCATTGCTGATGACCGGAGCGTGGAAGCACTAGTCGATTTTCGAGTTCACAACCTGTCCTGGCTGAAGGCGGTCGGAGAAGAGGGTAGGAGTAAGGACAGCCGCAGGATGCAGCGCCTGAGAGAACAGGCAGATAGTGCGAAGGCGCAGGACTTGACGCATCAGGTCGAGGCTGGGCAAACAATGCCGGGTGAGACTGAAGCGACAGGCCCGGTCAGCGTCACTTCCGCCACTGCTGCAGTCAACGGTTATGGCGACCAAAGCGAAGTATTTGGCACAGAAGGCTCCGCATTGGGAGGCTATGCTCAGGATGCGGAGGGCAGTCATATCGACGGGATGGCGACTGGTGTTAATGAAGCCACGACAGTACCAGAAGCTTCTGACATGGGTGACGCCGACGAATCATCCTACCCGGATCCGTCTATACTAGTCCGCCAACGCATCGGAATGGGCTACTACGAGCAGGATGATACACCGGACAAGATCTTGTTCGATCCTTACCAAGCGCCGTCCGAAGATGCTATGAGGATGCGAGATTCTGAGGTACCTGAGTTTGTGAAGAAATCGATTcgggcggcgaagaggaaggcgaggcgagagaATGAGGATCCCGACTTTGTCGTTGGGCGCAGTCACCATTCCAAGAAGCCGCGTCTCGCTCAACAGGCAGATATCCTGGAGAGCATGGACCCCGCTCTCTTCGACAGCCCGACTGCCCCAGTTGGCAACAGTCGCGAAGCCATAGAAGACGAGGATTCTCGCCCTGACCGACAATCTGAGACACCGGCAACCCGGTCGGATGATGTGCCCCCACGACGACAGACGGCCCTTCGTTTTGACGCAAATGAACCGGAGCTCCGGCACGCCAAACCTCGAGCATCATACGTGGAAGTTGAGGATGCCGAACTTGACGATGCAGAGGAGGGCTTGTTGATAGCCCAATCGCCACGAGCACCCGAGAAGCCTGCCGGCCCTACTAGAGGCAATGCCATTGACGCTGCCGCAGATGACATCCGGGGAATCTTTGGCACACGACGGGCGTCTGCGGCGCACGAAACTTCAGCTTCAGCGGTGACACCAGGAACAGATCCTAAGagacgcgggcggccaccGAAGAGACTGTCGGTAATCGAAGCTACAGGCGACGATGGAAAGACGACAATAAGACTTTCGTCGCCCATCGTTGAGACTCATCACAGTCACAGTGGTAGGAGAAAGCGAGGACGGCCGCGGAGCCAGGCCACCAGCGTCGGCAAAGTGACTCGCAtcaccaacgacgacgaaggtTCGGAGCGGCCGTCGAAGGGCAATGATATAGAAGCGCAGCCGGCGGGGAAACGGCTGTTCCGAGCGGATTCGGAAGCCGCACATGAGCAAATGCCTCCGCGGCGTGTGAGCAGACGGTCTGGCGTGACTACTATTGCCGCGGCGAGCGCAGAGTTGGAGTCGGCCAACGGTCCACCCATGGAAGCCTCTGAACCATCGCCCTGCACTGTGCCCCCTTCCACGTccagccgcggcgctgcatcAAGGGGAAggccgcgaggccgtcccAGACGtgcggcagccgcagcgcccACACCATCATCACGCAGGGAGGGTTCACTCACCAGCAACCCCCAATTCATGTCCTTAGCTGAGCGTATGGCTCTGAAGGGCAAAAAATTCAAAATTGGAAAGCGGAAGACCGGAGACGGCGATGTGCCGGACAAGAAGGACGGCCTGCCCGCGGAAGATGCTGAGAATGGACAGCCACCCAGCGACAGGGAGACACCAGAGTCCGCTGCGAGCCAGCCGGGGGATGAGCGTCCTGTCAGGGCGATTGACTACGCTGAGGAACagatggcctcgccgcgtgGTCCGCAGGCATCAAGCGTCAGAAAGGGGACTCGACACATCGACAACAGTCAACCTCCTATTACACAGAGTGTTGTGCGTCTCGCGGACGTCGAGTCACAAGACAACTCCTGGGAGGGGTCATCGTCCAGCTCTGCAATCGGAtcaggcgacgaggatgacaTCCCGTCTGGCCGACCTGAACCGTCCCCGGTGATCAGGACGGCGCATAGGGGGCGTGCGCGCGGACGGGGAGGCGCCAGGGGCCGAGGgagaggtcgaggacgggcCGTCGCATGA